CTTACTACATTCTGACGGTAAATGCTGAAACCAATGTGTGTTTTAAGAGAAGCACTCAAATTATAATTTCTTTCTTGCAGCAGCTTAGATTTATCCGAATTTGCCAAGGCTGCAAAGAAGAAGCTCCAGTCTGTAAGCATGTTCTTAATCTCATCGTGCATGTTGTTCAACCCGACCCATGTCTCTTTGTAACCATGGTAATAACCTCGACTCCACCTGGCCTCGCTCTCTTCCAGCTCAGCAACCATCAGTTTGAAGAGCTGGCCATGGATGTGTACGATGAGGTGGACAGGAGGGAAACAGACGCCGgtgagttgtttttttatccacCTACCCCTCTCTATCGACATTTACATTTGGGGCATCTAGCAGACTTTTATTCCAAGCGTACATTTTTTCATAAGAAAGTGAAGgaaatatattgctgtcggtagagtaaggatgttcatagtaccaagtgcaaagcattaacaatcgctaggttaactcATTCCCAgtgtacaacaaagacagcCATGAAAAGATGCTACATAACTAttactaagtactataactaagtatgacatacaataagtgcgtacatttaCGCACTTaatgtgtattgtgtattgtgtacgcacttattgtgtagtgccaggacgtacaacatacaacaagtaggaggggagggacgggatatgcagagtctaggtgaactctaaacaggtgagtcttgagtctatCGCGGACGCTGGTGGTGTGCGACTCTGCGGCCCTCGACATGACATCCTTCGCTGTGTATCTCACCTGACCTCGCTCCTCGCCCCCGGCGATCCTCCCCTCAGTGTGGCTGGTCACCCAGAACCACAGCACCCTGGTGTCCGACGCCACCGTGGTGCCCTTCCTCCCCGTCAACCCGGAGTACTCCTCCACCCGCAACCAGGCAAGCACCGTCACCGCTCCGCTCCAGGGTGGGGTTGTTATGAGCTGCAGAGCAAGGGGCTCCGGGCCAGTTGTGTAACGTGACATCGGTTACACAACTGGTTGCATCTGTGACACATCTGATGTCACGCACAAGGCGTCACTATTCACTGGAAATCCTCTTTCATTTGAAAGAATATGAAGCCATAATActatatttaacaaacaacattgTGACTTTATTTAGATATATAGATTTGTTTTCTATTATTTCAATGTGTCTTTATTTAGCATATCCATGTTATCATAACCTTAACTATAACTACCTCAACTAGTGACTAACCAACCGGTTATACAGCAGCATTGCTACGCTTTTAAATCGATAAAATCATTGATATATTGTGCAATAATCCCCGAAATGGGTGGTCCACGGACCACCGGTTGGGGGGAGATCGCTGAAGGGGCGCTGACATATGCCTGGTCTTCTTTCAACAGGGTCGTCAGAAGCTGGCCAGGTTCAATGCCCATGAATTTGCCACTCTGGTCATCGATATTCTGACGGACGCCAAGCGGAGGCAATGGGGCAACTCCTGTGAAAGTATGAAAGGTAAGAAAGGATTACAAACTTTAGGAATGGGTTCATATGCTAACATATATTTTGTGCGACCTAACCCCCATCATCGCGTTAACTTGATAATGCTTCCTATTTGATTCAGTTGACATTGCCAGTTCATCGATCACAATATTTCCaataaatcaatgttttttatttattctgaaAACATTCCTTTAAATTTCCTGTTTAAATGCACACAAGGCCTTGCCACTTGTGAACTCGTATCGCAGACTGCGTGTCTTCCAGGGTGAGCGCAGTGGTGTCGTCGACGCTGTGCTCATCCTCTGTTTGGTTTGTCGGTCATCAGAGGACGTGGAGCTGATCCTCAAAGGGTTAgacggttgccatggcagcgACAGCCAAGACAACGACCAGCCGGATTACGACAGCGTGGCGTCGGACGAAGACCCCGACAGGGAGGTCGCGTCCAGGGACAACGGCAACGACCGAAGGACCAAGGTTTGTAcgtttttgtgatttatgctTTCTGAATAGTTTACTCTTGATAGAAGCTTTACCTCGATTTAATTTTGTATGTCCCCGCGGAGAGCAGAGCTCTGAGTCATCGGACCTCTCCGACGGACCAATCACGGTGCAGGAATTCATGGAGGTGAAGAGTGCCCTGAACGCCTCGGAGGCCAAGATACAGCAGCTCCTCAAGCTAAACTGTCACCTGAGTGAGGAGCTCCGCATGATGCAGGGCAAGGTGGGTGGAGAAGGGGAAACATCTGGCCGCCACTTCCCCATGTAGCACATGGAGCATTTACATATTGAAGTCTGCACTGCCATATATAGGCCTGCGCACATTTGTGATGGCTGTGAATAGGCCTCGATGGAAAGAGCAACAGGATGTCCAAAGCAGCAGGAAATGATTGACAAAGATAGCATCACAGTAACTTTTTTGTCAATCGTGCTCATCCGATGCCGGTCTTTAAACCGGTAGGGATCCGATGTCAGGCTTTCACTTTGAAACTCTCAACCCCTGTTGAGAGTTTCCACTCTGTGCTCAGCTGAGCTCCCTGCAGACGGAGAACTCCTCGCTGCGATGGCAGAGCCCCAGCGGAGCGCAGCAGCCCCCGGAGCCCCCCGGCCGCCCGCCGGCCCGCGGGGGCCGCCCCATGTCCATGTACGAGACGGGCTCGGGTTCCAGGCCCTACCCCTCCCACAGAGGCGAGGCCCTCCGGCACGGCGGGCTCGTGctgcagcccctcccccccaacgtGAGTACCACCACGCGACGTGACCACCCCGACAACCACGAAACCCTACCGACGCAGCGAGCGTTTCGGACCCCCGGTTCGAGCGGAAGCCACGTCCTGTGTCGGTTCTCCTCCTGAAGGGTGTTTATTTTAAACCTGAAACCTAACCACGCCCCTTTCTAGATTGGGAGGGGTCCTTTGGGGAcggccgcctcctccctccctaccttcccctcctccctgtcctgGTCGTTGGACGAGAGATCTCGAAGGGTTAAGTACTGAGtccatccatcctcctcctcctcctcttcttcttcttccacttCCTGGGCCCAGAGGAAAACACAGAGGCTCCTCCCTCTTTGTGCTGTCTCTCCTttaactgctgctgctgctgctgcatggcCGCTCCTCAGCGTCCACACGCCAGCCTGCCTGCATGCATGCGGTTCGCCTGCTGTCACACGGCACGCTGTGGAGGGGTTGGGAGGGGTAGGGAGGGGTGTCTGTGAACCCGCGACCGTGTGACTCTCGAAGCAACCGCGAGCCAACACCCCAACAGCCAGAGTGAGCCTCATCTCAACTGGGTTGTAGCCCAGTTCAAGTTTCACAAAGCTGTTTCACAGATAGCCAGCTGAAGGCGACGACATTGTGCATCCAAGgggagaaatgtttttttcagtgtGGACCGCAGTAAACGACATGACTTTGGGTTTTCCCTCAGAGCTACTAATTGCACACACTGTTTGTATTGCGCTGGTTTCTAATTTCCTATTTTCTCCCCCCTACGCACTTTGAATGGATATGTTGTTGCTGAAGTGTGGACGGCCTGTTTGCACTCACTTTGATTACACGTCCGTGTGCATGACCGACGAGCAGCATATTGACACAGGCTTTGTTTTGAATGCTGCAGCCACCAGAGGGCGATAAAGTATCTGCTTCCACTTGAGTTTCTGGCATTTTCTTCCCAGCGCTttgaaaaaaagtattttatctCTGCTCAGCCACATTTACGGACAAGCCCGGAATAAGTCTTCTCTTGGTATATGCCTATATATGAATGTATGGAAACAGAAGGTGCACAACACAATTCTCTGAATGAAAGCCATCTTGCTTACACAAACCATATACGCATATGCTACTTACGCATATTTAAAGTGAAATATATTCAGGCCCCAAAATGCATGCGTGCGATCAACTTCACTTTGATCTTCAGCTTACCTCTGGCACTGACTCCCTTGTGTCAGTGGCGCACTGGCGTGTAAGTGTGCTAATGTATTTTAATAGGAAGTCTGTGCTCCTGTGTCTTGGTTACAGGGCTGCAGTCTGGAGGGACACAGCAGGGTGATGGAGAACGACTACGACAACACGCCCGATCACCGCTCTGAACCGGAAGAGACACGGTGAGCGCACGCCCCTCCCAAACTCTGACCACGCCCACGTGCCCCTCATGACTAAAAATAAGGGATtccttgacagccctaataatCCCATTTTCCATGACCTAAAAACAGAAATCCTGGCCTACTTGTCCCACGCATACTTTGCTACTTGTCCATAATGAAACACATTTGTGTTATCCATAAACTTTTACTTAAGATGGTTTTCCTTTGCTTTTCACTTGAAATCCGTCTCCTCTTTTtagcaatacatttgaccttcgCCTTATCAATTCATtctatgtattgtgtgtgtgtgtgtgtgtgtgggtgcggtgGTCCACCAGTCCGTCCGTGAGCTGCGAGTCGTTGGAGGAGCTGCCCGAGGAGCGTGCCGAGGCAGACTCCACACTGCCCGGCACCGAGGACGTCATCTGCAAGACGGAGCAGATCACCAAGAACATCCAGGAGCTGCTGAGGGCCGCCCAGGAGAACAAATAcgaaaggttgtgtgtgtgtgtgtgtgtgtgtgtgtgtgtgtgtgcgtgtgcgtgtgcgtgcgtgcgcgcgcgcgcgcacgcgcttATTATAGATCTGATCTGTATTTATTGTTTGGTTTAGGGTTGGGCCTGGTGTAAATTTTTCCAAACCGGTTAAGTCAGCGACACACTGAGAATCCCTCCGACTTCTTCTGTCTTTACCAACCGATGGCAAAATAACATGGAGGAGGGCAGCCAATCCTGATCTAGCTATGCTCGCTTTTGCACTGCTTTTCGGAACatctcaaataaataccaaagAACTATGGAATTTGACTGTAGATGTAGCAGCATGCATCCATTTTGCAAATCCATCCGCCATGGCTTCTGATGTAGTCTACAGTGAGCGTGGCTCCCAATCGGCGATCATCATTCCCACGTGATTATCCATACACTGTGTACTTCACTGTGTAGTGAAGATGAATGTACTAATTCCTGTAACGGTCCCCATGGTTACACCCTTATCCTCATGTCATCCTCCTCCCAGTATCTCCCTAAATTGAAATTGGTAAAAGCTCACACACCACAGTGTTTATTCCGGAAACCACCCAACCCTGGTGTAATTTGTCTTATTGTTTGTTTGGTATTATGGCCACCCTTgttggccacacacacacacacacacacacacacacacacacacacacacacacacacacacacacacacacacacacacacacacacacacacacacacacacacacacacacacacacacacacacacacacacacacacacacacacaccgtgggtGACGGTTCATGGACGATGTCATTGGTCTCAACAAGGGATTCTATAGAGAGCTGTTGTTCTGTGTTCCACTGTACTCTGCTGAGACGAGGGCTGTTTGTTGaactcccccacccacctccctccctccatttgTCTCCCTCCTCGACCACCCACCCGCCATACTTGGTCCCATATACATCCAGGCACCCTGCCTCTCTCGCACACTGGACTCCTCTGTCTGAGTTGAGCTAGGAAAGCAGCATTGATCACATGGTCTCATTGCGTTCCCCTTTCTGTACGACGCCCGGTTAGGCTTGCATGGAGAATGAGCCTACTCAACACTTCTTGTCGGTTTCATATGTTATAAATCTGCCTGTTGGCCAATTTAAAAGGAGAAGTTGTATCCTAatggcttcttttttttgtgtcgcGTTCAACACCTATTTTAGTTTTGGGGTTTGATATTTACACATGAATGAGCGGAGCTCTGTTTGATCAGACAGAACAAACGGCTTTGTGCGTGACTGCTTTGGTCACACCCAAAGCAGTGGGGGGGTCATGTAGCTACCCATTAGCTTGAATccctttttttattgattgttttgagaacatgatgatgatgatgatggctgcTGTGTGTCCTCAGTTTCCTGCCGTGCTCAGAGAAGATCCACGGTGCTGTGAGGGAGATGGCCACTCTGTTTCCCAAGGtaagctgccccccccccaccgggcgGCCCTCCCCCCGCCCGCGTTCCTCAGCGGCCTCCTGTTTGTTGGGTAAACAGCCAGAGGCTCCCCCTTCCCTCAGCTCCAGCGTGTTCGGGAGTCGTGGagcttctgtgtttatttatacataCAAAGAACTCCAACCCAAGCACCAGAAACTGCATTACAGGATTATGTTGGGTAACCACAGGGTTCTTTGCAGGGATATCTCCAGGATAACGCTTCAGCACGGTtcaaatgttcatgtttttagAGAGCATCAGGGCTGGTGCTATGTTGTCATTTTTCACGGTCACTGCTCAATTTCTGTACGTGACATCGCCACAGCTGTCACAATTAATATTGGGATCTGAATTAGGTTTGCTGTCGCATCATCAACCGTTTCTTTCTGATCCAATTGTCATACGCCTGGGAACAATAACGATAGATCTCTAAAGAATCACTGCACAATCACATTGACTCTTCGTAGTATTCTCACTGAGAAGAATTAGGAATTCAGCCACAGGACACAGTGATTCTAGTGATGCCACCTGCCTCATTCATCCAGAGTTCTACACAGCCACTCATGAAAGAGAGGGTGGGGTGGCGAAAGGTATTCTTGGTAACGTAGGAGAACGACACAATCGAGAGGATCGGGAACAAGCCTGACGGACTCGAAAGGGACGTGTTGCAAAAAAGTATATGACCCCAGGCCCAATCTAGAGTAAACATGATGTATTGATGTCAAGGTTTTAGCCTGTGTTCGTATACGCAGAGGTAGTGTCGTGTAGTACCGAAAGATAGCAGGTTAGATTCCCGATGTTCACATGCTATCTGTAGTTATCCTTGAGAAGGATGAGCCCTGttccccctacctgctccttagagCTAGGGATGGCactttggagaaaccagccagagtaagctagATTTTGTCAGTATCCTGTCAAACATACCACCCAGTCCCTTCAGGCCTAGCTAGCGCTACCTTTAGCAATAGCTCTGTCCAGCCTTGTGTAAGATTCCGTTCATGGGCACTAAGTGCAAAGGCAGAGGCGGTAGGTAGGTATGTAGTCAGACAAATAGGCCATCTAATCATTTCATTTCATCACTTCATTCGGCAACTGGCTTATTACAGGACTGCGACAGACACATTTTTctgcccctttttttttttttcccaagcATTTTATACAGAGACTGCAGTCAGTATGTTAAGTGCACTTCACAAATAGGACAATAATCGCCTCGAATTAATCCACTCCCAGCCTACCTTTTTAATGGATCTGACCCCACCGTCGGTGTGTTTGACCCTGCGTTATGTGCTCTCCACGCCTCTCCCCCCGGGCAGACGCCGCGGTCGGAGACGGTGCGCGGGGCGCTCTGCCTGCTGACCACCAGCGCCGGCCGGCTCCACGGACAGTGCCAGAAGGCCACGCTCCACAGCCCCGCCCCGGCCGACCTACAGCTGGTCACACAGCAGGTCATCCAGTGCGCCTACGATATCGCCAAGGCGGCCAAGCAACTCGTCACCGTGACGACCAAAGAGAACAGCAACTAGATCATGTGCAGCGCCAGAgttaattttttctttttttttttttctctttctcgaAATGCTTCCGTGTCGTATTCTGTGTCGTGGAAGTTCTTTCGAACGATTTTAATCAGTATTATGCtatcgtttttttgttttttattggcttgTTGGTTTTATTCAGTTTTGGTCAATGTAACCACACATGTAGACTATCCTACAGATGTATTGGGTGAAACTTTATTTATTGACCTTGTTGTGTGCTACACTTGAAGTGACTCCAGATTTTCCATATAGACACGTTCCCTGCGTTCAATATCTCATTGAAGATATTGGATTTTTTCACAACAATGCATTTAGCCTCACACAACTGTTCATTATTTACTCTGCCTCTTCCATCCACTTTATCTATTTCTCTAGGATAGACCGTCTTTCTTTTAATCTGGTCTTTGTGCTGCCGTCGTGTGCATCTGTTTAATTCGCCTGTGTTGCTTCGCCAGTTTTAATACGAGATGCAAACTTTGTGAAGCTTTGTCATGGAATCGTTTGTTACAGCACACTGATATTGTAGGAGATGTATGTGTGCAAACTTACTTCCCATCATTCGTTGTTGTTGTAATGCAGGTTCAATGTCAGTAGCCTTAACTCAAAGATAAGCTTTATGGTCGCAATAGGTATTTTTTCTTCAAGAATTCCCAATGTTTCcaatgtaaaaacaaaatatatgtatCAATGTAATTCTTTATTAAGATTATGCAaatgttatatttataaattGTCCGCCATACctctaacaaaaaaaacatttattttcttacaaCAATTTTTTTGTTATATGCTTGTTATATAGTCCAGCTATCATCATGTATCTCAACTAGTTAGTTAAGGGTTGGGGTTACTGTCCTATTACTAATGAAGTTGATGCAGAGTTAACACCTGTGTATTTTTGTGCTGCTATTGTCAGTTCTGTCCGAGTTCTAGTTTTCCGTTTATTTTGCAAATCGGGGTACTTGTTTTAAGTTCCTCGGGCCAtgaaatgtgtttgtatttgataTCATGAGCCATATACAatcttgtatttttattttatacttttcCATTGTGTTGAATATAATGGCATTTTTAGACAATAAAGCCCCACTAACAAAGTGCTTGTTTccagtttgtgtttatttaatatCATTACACAATATCATTACGTAGGTCTTTGGTCCTGGTTGGGATAACCTTTGTACAGCCTACCTGTTGAATATGCTGATAGTGAAACGGATAGGGGCGGGGCCCCAACGCCCTGCCTCACTGACTTTCGGGGAGTAGTAAGTTCCGGGTTCCTTTGACTGAAAGCTGTTCTGTTATTACGAGGTTCGCCCGCGTTGATAATGGCTTTATTACTGGATAACGAATTCAAAGAGTTACCTGCTGACAAAACGCTCGACACGAAGTTATTCCTGGAGTCGGTGTCCCATCTCCCCCCTTTCTTCGGTGAGTACACCTGAACCGCTACCTGGGGAATGTCGTGCGTCCCCGGGGCTGCAGATACAGCCTTTATATAAACAAACCATGGATCGATCGGGTTTCTAGTACAATCGCACGGTTGGATTGCCGTTGTATTAAACCCAAAGGCGGGCGCTGCAGAAATAATGGAATGTTACAATTGacaatgtgttttgtgttgcttAGTAGTAAGGTCCAGACCCCACATTACCCTCATTGTAACTTAAGCCCGTGAAGGGACCCGCTATATAATGTCCCCACACAGTATACATTCAGCTGAATCCCCTCCCGTTAGCTAACGCCAATGTCTAGTAGGCTCGTCACACTGAAACCCTGTTGCCTACTACGTTATAATAATCACTGTAATACACTGTGTTGGCGTGTATCACACACGCCTCCTTGTAGTTGTTATTACAAATGTTCATGTTGCCTTTCAGATTGTTTGGGATCTAAAGTCTTTTCACCTATCAAATCGGACATTAGTGGAAACATAACGGTACGTTGGATTGATCTATCTATCTGATCAGTCAGGAGCTGGACCCGCATACAAACAACACTGCTGTGTTTCTATATCTAGAAAATCAGGGGAGTTTATGAGAAGGACCCGGTGAAATATGCCACGCTCCAGAAGATTCTAGAAGCAGAGAAAGAAGAATATGGGACGGAATGGCCCAAAGTTGGGGCAACTTTAGCTCTCATGTGGCTAAAGAGGTGCGTGTTTTTGTCAAAAGTCGAACTCCTaactgtgaacacacacaatgaatgcaCCCCAACCCTGAGAAGCAGTTGCACATtctattgtgtttgtgtcaaaaCGGGCACACGACACATTCTATTCaatttctttcttcctctacTCGTATTTCTCATATAGGGGTCTCCGTTTCATCCAGATCCTGTTGCAGAGTTTGGCAGACGGGGAGAAAGATGAGACCAACCCCAACCTCATCCGCGTCAACATCACCAGGGCGTACGAAGAGACACTCAAGAGGTACCATGGCTGGATTGTCCAGCAGATCTTCAAGGTAGGCTAAACAGCGTTTCAGACTCCTGTTTAGGGGGAGGCTAGTTTAGTACTTGTGGTGACTAAGGGTGTtccactcccagctgaaaggtactgggtgtgatccccaatgtccaaagGCTTACCACTTGCGTTAagcttgagcaagacgcctaatccctacctgctccataggGACATACTGAATGTCCTGAAGGATAGGATGTATTGTCTAATATTGATTAAATAGAAGTCTAGCTTTTGTACATTTTCATGTCCGGGTCAGATGGTAGGCCTATGGAGTTGAAAAACCTGCGCTGTGTATCTTATTTCACTGAAGCCTTCACTTAATTAGAAAAGACACAATAGCAAAAAGACTTGATCAAGATAAAGGTAATAAACAGTTTTATTTCTGTGCTGGGATCCTTTGCATAATATTATCAGACACTGATAATAACAATCTGAGCCGGACAGGGGCAAAAACAAGCCCTTTTAGAGAACGCATATTGACCTTATGGGCGCTGTGGCCCCCAAGTGTAATATTCAGTGCTCTCGCTCATAACTGATTGCATGAATTTATGTTATCCTTTAAAGGTGACttgttataccaccaggtgtgagtgtgataaacCATTACAAGCggttttgaaaatcagcctcttctgacatcacaagtgggcgtgtccaccaagatgtatgacggatagatgggCAACGTTGGCTGGTATGCTTGGTGATCTATccggcacacatctaggtggacacgggcacttgtgatgtcaaaagAGGCCGAtatttcaaacggcttgtaacgatTAATCCCTctaacacctggtggtataatatgtcaactTTAACGTATGAGTTAAAGAAGCTTGTATTTCTCCATCCAAATCCACTCAACCTTCCGGGGGGTGTTGTTTCGTTCCAGACGGCATTGATTGCTGCGCCCTACAAGTCGGACTTCCTCAAGGCTGTGTCGAAGGGTGAGGTGATCCAGGAGGAGGCGTGTCTGGTGAACCTGCGGCAGTTCCTGGTCAACTACACCGCCACGGTGGACGCCATTTACGACATGTACACAGCGCTGAACGCCGAGCTGGACTACAGTGTTTGATGCCATTACGAGACACTACCACAGGACTCAACCTCCTGGTCCTGTCTGTGACCACTCTGATTGGTTCCTGAATCCGCCCTTGTTTTGCAGCGTGCTGTAAAGCGTTCGATAAGCCCTCTAAAAGGTGTCAGAACATTCTGGTCTTTTTATCTTCTTTTTATTTAACAATCAAAGAAGGAGTATTTATTGTTTGAAGTCTTTGCTCTAATAATGAATATATGCTTCTTAAAAGAAACGTGTGCCTTTGACCATTGAAGTCCGAAATTACAGAAACTTTTACAACGGAAACAACAATGCTACAGCATTCCTGTTGCTAGATGTCAATGTGTGCTGATTCAGTTGGGTGACAAGAGCATTGTAGGCTTATATTGAGATCTTAGAGTTCAAAAATTAACTTAACAAAACATACATATTTAGTGTATTTTGCTTCAAAGCAGAAACCCTTGCCTCACTATAGATGACGATGACGATTGAGTCATTAGGGCATTACAACTCACTATTTATGCAGAACTGTCCACACTATTTAGTGGAGACATCCTCTTATATTTCTCTTTAATTTAATGTCACCTAGAACCTGTCAGTCTACATCAGTAGGATCTTTATCTGCCATCTGCATTTTTGCAGACAAAGCAAAAATGACTAGAATTTCCACTGCTGCTTGGGCATGCATATTTCTGAACGGTTTGTGATGTGTCTCAGGCAAGAAGGCGTGTTTTCGATTAGTCAGGGTTTCCTGCATCCCTTTCTGACATTATGTTTCACTGACGTGTTTCGCACACCGAGGAGAAAAAGCACAGAAGGATAGGAAATCGaatttatattgtttttagaaGATGGTTTTGAGGGCATAAAACAAATGACGAAAAGTAAACTGATCAAATAATGGTATTTAAAAATGTCTCAATAGGCATACActacatttaaataatgtttttgttgCACATTGCTCATCCAATACAAACTAACGGGATCTTCAGGGTGTAGGCCCATTCTGTCCACTAGGCGGAGACACTTGCTTACTTTGGTATGTAAGTCAATATCTGCGGTTCCTAGAAAGTCGGCAGGGATCATGCTCTCATGTCTTTTTGTGAAGTGTTTGTGATTCTTGAGTggtttttaataaatatattttcaaagCTATGTTTAAATATCCAAGCCAAATCAAATGTGTCAACATGTTTACGTGTAAACTACTAAGATCTCAAAAATACTTTACTGTAAGGTCGTCTACAATTAAATAGCCAACTATTGAACTTACTAATGCATTAAATGTGTTCATGGTTTGTAAACGGCAGTAAGGGCTGAATGATAAATGGCTGTATCTCAACGAACCAGCTTATCAGAGTGACTGCTTGCCCAGAGAACAAATGTTAGAGAAGATGGGGAAAAACAGCAGATGGCAACCATGCTATGTTTTGAGTATTTAACTCAAGCGACAGAAATACGATCCTGTCGCTAATCTGCCGCACCTCTTTACCCAATAGCTATCTGGTTTAGCCCATCTCCCTGTGCACCCAATCCCACCCTCTTATCtccctgtgcatgtgtttatgcagAGAAACTGGGCCGCTGTGGGCCAGGGGGGCTCCAGTTCGCCTTCTCCCAGAGGAAACTAGTCAGCCTAGCCGCTAATCTCCACCGCTAAAAGTGTGCGCCAGAACAGCCGGGATGGTATTATCTTTAGGGTTTTATTCGTTCAGGTGCCTGGGGGGCCCCAGTGTGCAGATCTGGGATAAAACATGAAAAGGAAGCAGGCAAACCCTGGGGGAGAGAGTTGCCCTAACGACTTCAACTCAATtatagtctcacaaatcagactttagattaaaATTCTGAATTTAGATTAACATCTAAAGTCTGATAGCGGAACCTTCAATGTGGCTGAGCGTTTCAATTAATTTTGCTTCGAATGTATTTCGACCAATGACGTTGGTTGGGTAGACGCGCGTAACAGAGAGGACTGATAACTGAAACGATAGTCTCGTCTTCCCCTTATCGGCATCCCTCCTTGACCAACAGCGAACGCTAGCTCGGCCTTAGCTGGTTGTAACGTTAAACGAAACCTTTCCTGGCTGTAGCAGTTGTGAAGTTTAAACAAGCTAAAACGTCCTTATGCGGACACAAACTTCCTTGGACGAACCgtctgtaaaggtttaaaaTCCAACCTATGCAGTAGATTGACCGCTGtagaaatacatttgtttaaatCGTGCTCTGACAACTCCACCTTGCGCTCGCGAATTTGTTCATCACCGGAAGGTTATCACTGTTATAA
The nucleotide sequence above comes from Gadus chalcogrammus isolate NIFS_2021 chromosome 4, NIFS_Gcha_1.0, whole genome shotgun sequence. Encoded proteins:
- the git2b gene encoding ARF GTPase-activating protein GIT2b isoform X2 yields the protein MSKRVRSREVCADCSALEPRWASVNRGVLICDECCSIHRGLGRHSSQVRHLTHTPWPPSQLQMVQTLYGNGANSIWEHSLLDPSSAGSGKRKGNPQDRVHPNKTEFIKAKYQMLAFVHRMPCREDDNVATKDLSKQLHSSVRTGNLETCLRLLSLGAQANFFHPEKGNTPLHIAAKAGQVFQVELLAVYGADPGALDTSGKTPIDYARQAGHQELADRLVEIQYELTDRLTFYLCGRRPDHRTGQHFIIPQLADSSLDLSEFAKAAKKKLQSLSNHQFEELAMDVYDEVDRRETDAVWLVTQNHSTLVSDATVVPFLPVNPEYSSTRNQGRQKLARFNAHEFATLVIDILTDAKRRQWGNSCESMKEDVELILKGLDGCHGSDSQDNDQPDYDSVASDEDPDREVASRDNGNDRRTKSSESSDLSDGPITVQEFMEVKSALNASEAKIQQLLKLNCHLSEELRMMQGKLSSLQTENSSLRWQSPSGAQQPPEPPGRPPARGGRPMSMYETGSGSRPYPSHRGEALRHGGLVLQPLPPNGCSLEGHSRVMENDYDNTPDHRSEPEETRPSVSCESLEELPEERAEADSTLPGTEDVICKTEQITKNIQELLRAAQENKYESFLPCSEKIHGAVREMATLFPKTPRSETVRGALCLLTTSAGRLHGQCQKATLHSPAPADLQLVTQQVIQCAYDIAKAAKQLVTVTTKENSN
- the git2b gene encoding ARF GTPase-activating protein GIT2b isoform X1 → MSKRVRSREVCADCSALEPRWASVNRGVLICDECCSIHRGLGRHSSQVRHLTHTPWPPSQLQMVQTLYGNGANSIWEHSLLDPSSAGSGKRKGNPQDRVHPNKTEFIKAKYQMLAFVHRMPCREDDNVATKDLSKQLHSSVRTGNLETCLRLLSLGAQANFFHPEKGNTPLHIAAKAGQVFQVELLAVYGADPGALDTSGKTPIDYARQAGHQELADRLVEIQYELTDRLTFYLCGRRPDHRTGQHFIIPQLADSSLDLSEFAKAAKKKLQSLSNHQFEELAMDVYDEVDRRETDAVWLVTQNHSTLVSDATVVPFLPVNPEYSSTRNQGRQKLARFNAHEFATLVIDILTDAKRRQWGNSCESMKEDVELILKGLDGCHGSDSQDNDQPDYDSVASDEDPDREVASRDNGNDRRTKSSESSDLSDGPITVQEFMEVKSALNASEAKIQQLLKLNCHLSEELRMMQGKLSSLQTENSSLRWQSPSGAQQPPEPPGRPPARGGRPMSMYETGSGSRPYPSHRGEALRHGGLVLQPLPPNIGRGPLGTAASSLPTFPSSLSWSLDERSRRGCSLEGHSRVMENDYDNTPDHRSEPEETRPSVSCESLEELPEERAEADSTLPGTEDVICKTEQITKNIQELLRAAQENKYESFLPCSEKIHGAVREMATLFPKTPRSETVRGALCLLTTSAGRLHGQCQKATLHSPAPADLQLVTQQVIQCAYDIAKAAKQLVTVTTKENSN
- the LOC130380804 gene encoding glycolipid transfer protein-like — protein: MALLLDNEFKELPADKTLDTKLFLESVSHLPPFFDCLGSKVFSPIKSDISGNITKIRGVYEKDPVKYATLQKILEAEKEEYGTEWPKVGATLALMWLKRGLRFIQILLQSLADGEKDETNPNLIRVNITRAYEETLKRYHGWIVQQIFKTALIAAPYKSDFLKAVSKGEVIQEEACLVNLRQFLVNYTATVDAIYDMYTALNAELDYSV